The Anopheles coluzzii chromosome 2, AcolN3, whole genome shotgun sequence genome window below encodes:
- the LOC120953629 gene encoding UPF0235 protein C15orf40 homolog: protein MLQYQRLKAIFGNPSNYARQWTEPAASVSSMSKKPGKGGGTGKNSKASKDEVKPAPAAGPVLVDGKTGNLIVKILAKPGAKTSGITDVSEEGIGCQIAAPPIDGEANTELIKYLSKLLDLRKSDISLDRGSKSRQKTIVLDKAGCRHSPEQLLVIFRNEASAGV, encoded by the exons ATGCTCCAGTACCAGCGCCTGAAAGCAATCTTCGGTAATCCGTCGAATTACGCACGCCAGTGGACGGAACCAGCGGCCAGTGTTAGCAGTATGTCCAAGAAGCCGGGCAAAGGTGGTGGTACCGGCAAAAATTCAAAAGCAAGTAAAGATGAGGTCAAACCGGCCCCAGCAGCCGGTCCTGTGCTGGTAGACGGAAAGACGGGCAACTTGATCGTTAAGATACTGGCCAAACCGGGCGCCAAGACGAGCGGTATCACGGATGTGAGTGAGGAAGGCATCGGTTGTCAGATAG CCGCTCCCCCGATCGATGGTGAAGCAAACACGGAACTGATCAAGTATCTGTCGAAACTGCTCGACCTACGGAAAAGCGATATCAGTCTCGATCGAGGATCCAAATCTCGCCAGAAGACGATAGTGCTCGATAAGGCCGGTTGTCGGCACAGCCCGGAACAGCTGTTGGTGATTTTTCGCAACGAAGCATCCGCCGGTGTGTAA
- the LOC120953628 gene encoding glyoxylate reductase/hydroxypyruvate reductase isoform X1, producing the protein MNPVFRQLSAALLSGSLRGTIRLGSNDLRQLLAFTARPVTWEPHRRYCCFEMKPKVYVTRNDYARIGLDLLREECDISLWDEGYPVPRDEFLKNVAGKDAIYCSLNDRIDKELLDQAGPNLKVISTISVGYDHIDVKECKQRGIRVGYTPDVLTDATAELTVALLLATARRMFEANKQVHTGGWKSWSPMWMCGTSVKNSVVGIFGFGRIGQEVAKRLAPFKPSRIQFTSRTDKFLTAEDLNVTQVPFDELIETSDFLIIACSYNVETANLFNDAVFSRMKPSAILINTSRGGVVEQHDLIHALRAGKIQAAGLDVTTPEPLPLDSPLLTLPNVVVLPHIGSADIETRIEMSRITACNILAGLKGIRMLSEV; encoded by the exons ATGAATCCTGTGTTTCGTCAGCTTTCCGCAGCTCTTTTGAGTGGCAGCTTGAGAGGTACGATAAGATTAGGCTCGAACGATCTACGACAGCTGCTCGCCTTCACCGCTAGACCAGTCACTTGGGAGCCCCATCGAAGGTACTGCTGCTTTGAGATGAAACCGAAAGTGTACGTAACGCGGAACGATTACGCCAGAATTGGGCTGGACCTGCTAAGGGAAGA ATGTGATATTTCACTGTGGGATGAAGGTTATCCGGTGCCGAGGGACGAATTTCTTAAGAATGTTGCGGGCAAGGATGCGATCTACTGCTCGCTGAATGATCGCATCGACAAGGAGCTGCTCGACCAGGCAGGGCCCAATCTCAAAGTCATCTCCACCATCTCTGTCGG GTACGATCACATCGATGTGAAGGAGTGCAAGCAGCGCGGCATCCGGGTCGGCTACACACCCGACGTGCTGACGGATGCAACGGCCGAACTGACGGTGGCACTACTGCTGGCAACCGCGCGCCGCATGTTCGAGGCCAACAAGCAAGTGCACACGGGTGGCTGGAAGTCTTGGTCGCCAATGTGGATGTGCGGTACCAGTGTGAAAAACTCCGTCGTCGGCATCTTCGGGTTCGGTCGCATCGGCCAGGAGGTTGCCAAGCGGCTGGCACCGTTCAAACCGTCGCGCATTCAATTCACCAGCCGGACGGACAAGTTTCTCACGGCCGAGGATCTGAACGTTACGCAGGTTCCGTTCGATGAGCTGATCGAAACGAGCGACTTCCTCATCATCGCCTGCTCGTACAACGTGGAAACGGCCAACCTGTTCAACGATGCCGTGTTTTCGCGCATGAAACCGTCGGCCATACTGATCAACACCAGCCGGGGCGGAGTGGTCGAGCAGCACGATTTGATTCACGCGTTGCGGGCGGGCAAAATACAGGCCGCCGGGTTGGATGTGACCACACCGGAGCCGCTTCCGCTCGACAGCCCGCTGCTCACGCTACCGAACGTGGTGGTGCTGCCCCACATTGGCAGTGCGGACATCGAGACACGCATAGAAATGTCGCGCATCACCGCATGCAACATACTGGCCGGACTGAAGGGCATCCGAATGCTGTCGGAAGTTTAG
- the LOC120953628 gene encoding glyoxylate reductase/hydroxypyruvate reductase isoform X2, which produces MKPKVYVTRNDYARIGLDLLREECDISLWDEGYPVPRDEFLKNVAGKDAIYCSLNDRIDKELLDQAGPNLKVISTISVGYDHIDVKECKQRGIRVGYTPDVLTDATAELTVALLLATARRMFEANKQVHTGGWKSWSPMWMCGTSVKNSVVGIFGFGRIGQEVAKRLAPFKPSRIQFTSRTDKFLTAEDLNVTQVPFDELIETSDFLIIACSYNVETANLFNDAVFSRMKPSAILINTSRGGVVEQHDLIHALRAGKIQAAGLDVTTPEPLPLDSPLLTLPNVVVLPHIGSADIETRIEMSRITACNILAGLKGIRMLSEV; this is translated from the exons ATGAAACCGAAAGTGTACGTAACGCGGAACGATTACGCCAGAATTGGGCTGGACCTGCTAAGGGAAGA ATGTGATATTTCACTGTGGGATGAAGGTTATCCGGTGCCGAGGGACGAATTTCTTAAGAATGTTGCGGGCAAGGATGCGATCTACTGCTCGCTGAATGATCGCATCGACAAGGAGCTGCTCGACCAGGCAGGGCCCAATCTCAAAGTCATCTCCACCATCTCTGTCGG GTACGATCACATCGATGTGAAGGAGTGCAAGCAGCGCGGCATCCGGGTCGGCTACACACCCGACGTGCTGACGGATGCAACGGCCGAACTGACGGTGGCACTACTGCTGGCAACCGCGCGCCGCATGTTCGAGGCCAACAAGCAAGTGCACACGGGTGGCTGGAAGTCTTGGTCGCCAATGTGGATGTGCGGTACCAGTGTGAAAAACTCCGTCGTCGGCATCTTCGGGTTCGGTCGCATCGGCCAGGAGGTTGCCAAGCGGCTGGCACCGTTCAAACCGTCGCGCATTCAATTCACCAGCCGGACGGACAAGTTTCTCACGGCCGAGGATCTGAACGTTACGCAGGTTCCGTTCGATGAGCTGATCGAAACGAGCGACTTCCTCATCATCGCCTGCTCGTACAACGTGGAAACGGCCAACCTGTTCAACGATGCCGTGTTTTCGCGCATGAAACCGTCGGCCATACTGATCAACACCAGCCGGGGCGGAGTGGTCGAGCAGCACGATTTGATTCACGCGTTGCGGGCGGGCAAAATACAGGCCGCCGGGTTGGATGTGACCACACCGGAGCCGCTTCCGCTCGACAGCCCGCTGCTCACGCTACCGAACGTGGTGGTGCTGCCCCACATTGGCAGTGCGGACATCGAGACACGCATAGAAATGTCGCGCATCACCGCATGCAACATACTGGCCGGACTGAAGGGCATCCGAATGCTGTCGGAAGTTTAG
- the LOC120953631 gene encoding U6 snRNA-associated Sm-like protein LSm3, with protein sequence MAEEEQMPIIPVKEPLDLIRLSLDEKIYVKMRYERELRGRLHAFDQHLNMVLGDAEETVTTVEIDEETYEEVYKTTKRTIPMLFVRGDGVILVSPPMRVGS encoded by the exons ATGGCTGAAGAGGAACAG ATGCCCATCATTCCTGTGAAGGAACCACTGGATCTTATTCGCCTCAGCTTGGATGAGAAAATCTACGTTAAAATGCGCTACGAACGTGAACTGCGGGGTCGACTGCAC GCTTTCGATCAACATCTCAACATGGTGCTGGGTGATGCCGAAGAAACCGTAACCACGGTGGAAATCGACGAGGAAACGTACGAAGAAGTGTACAAAACTACGAAACGCACCATTCCGATGCTGTTTGTGCGCGGCGATGGTGTCATCCTGGTGTCGCCACCGATGCGCGTGGGCAGCTAG
- the LOC120951559 gene encoding probable H/ACA ribonucleoprotein complex subunit 1 isoform X2: MSFRGRGGGGGGRGGGGSWGGRGGRGGGGGGRGGFNNRGSFGQRDDGPKNIIPLGYYDYPCQEDLVAKVEVENVPFFNAPIYMEGEKQIGKVDEIFGNLKDFYVSIKLNDNMKPDGFQQKQKLFIDSAKLLPLARFLPGNQTRRPAGRVGKPGGRGGRGGRGGGGGFGGGRGGGGGFRGNRGGGGGGGGNRW; this comes from the exons ATGAGCTTCCGtggccgtggtggtggtggcggtggacgaggcggtggcggcagctGGGGTGGTCGTGGCGGCCGAGGAGGTGGCGGAGGAGGCCGTGGCGGGTTCAACAATCGCGGCAGCTTTGGCCAGCGGGACGACGGTCCGAAGAATATCATTCCCCTCGGGTACTACGACTACCCCTGCCAGGAGGATCTCGTCGCCAAGGTGGAGGTGGAAAATGTACCCTTCTTCAATGCGCCCATCTACATGGAGGGCGAGAAGCAGATCGGCAAGGTGGACGAAATCTTTGGCAATCTGAAGGACTTTTACGTGTCGATCAAGCTGAACGACAACATGAAGCCGGACGGATtccagcagaagcagaagctgTTTATCGATTCGGCGAAACTGCTGCCGCTGGCGCGCTTCCTGCCGGGAAATCAGACCCGCCGACCGGCTGGCAGGGTCGGTAAGCCCGGTGGTCGCGGAGGCCGTGGTGGTAgaggtggtggcggcggcttCGGTGGTGGccgtggcggtggcg GTGGATTCCGTGGCAATCGTGGAGGAGGCGGTGGAGGTGGAGGCAATCGGTGGTAA
- the LOC120951559 gene encoding probable H/ACA ribonucleoprotein complex subunit 1 isoform X1: protein MSFRGRGGGGGGRGGGGSWGGRGGRGGGGGGRGGFNNRGSFGQRDDGPKNIIPLGYYDYPCQEDLVAKVEVENVPFFNAPIYMEGEKQIGKVDEIFGNLKDFYVSIKLNDNMKPDGFQQKQKLFIDSAKLLPLARFLPGNQTRRPAGRVGKPGGRGGRGGRGGGGGFGGGRGGGGGGFGGRGGGGGGFRGRGGGGGGGRGGGGGFRGNRGGGGGGGGNRW from the coding sequence ATGAGCTTCCGtggccgtggtggtggtggcggtggacgaggcggtggcggcagctGGGGTGGTCGTGGCGGCCGAGGAGGTGGCGGAGGAGGCCGTGGCGGGTTCAACAATCGCGGCAGCTTTGGCCAGCGGGACGACGGTCCGAAGAATATCATTCCCCTCGGGTACTACGACTACCCCTGCCAGGAGGATCTCGTCGCCAAGGTGGAGGTGGAAAATGTACCCTTCTTCAATGCGCCCATCTACATGGAGGGCGAGAAGCAGATCGGCAAGGTGGACGAAATCTTTGGCAATCTGAAGGACTTTTACGTGTCGATCAAGCTGAACGACAACATGAAGCCGGACGGATtccagcagaagcagaagctgTTTATCGATTCGGCGAAACTGCTGCCGCTGGCGCGCTTCCTGCCGGGAAATCAGACCCGCCGACCGGCTGGCAGGGTCGGTAAGCCCGGTGGTCGCGGAGGCCGTGGTGGTAgaggtggtggcggcggcttCGGTGGTGGccgtggcggtggcggtggtggcttCGGTGGTAgaggcggtggcggtggtggtttcCGTGGccgaggcggcggcggcggcggtggccgtGGCGGTGGAGGTGGATTCCGTGGCAATCGTGGAGGAGGCGGTGGAGGTGGAGGCAATCGGTGGTAA
- the LOC120951558 gene encoding uncharacterized protein LOC120951558, which translates to MSLFLNGRTYSCLVCPKSSPSCTVQHHPLQRLISYDELLAKYARKVNRDQYDPIGIYTCPYCGLDRLTVDALYEHSRDSHRPARVENLPAVHCPVCVCFRLEKSPALLGPPYTTGSLSEHMLSRHCFASTHQYRDELKLRSDFCCDGEYELIRFMATFLPPAIISSDVVARYGNDDDRLLSTAKQMPPTVLCPICLEHIDAASGKSLALCAHQFHSPCIDRWLEEKKCCPVCRCDCS; encoded by the exons ATGAGTC TTTTCCTGAACGGACGCACCTACAGCTGTTTGGTGTGTCCAAAGTCCAGCCCCTCCTGCACGGTGCAGCACCACCCTTTGCAGCGGTTGATCTCGTACGACGAGCTGCTCGCCAAGTATGCCCGCAAGGTGAACAGAGATCAGTACGATCCGATCGGTATCTACACCTGTCCATACTGCGGTCTGGACCGGCTGACCGTGGATGCACTGTACGAGCATTCGCGCGATTCTCATCGTCCGGCGAGGGTCGAGAATCTCCCTGCCGTACACTGtcccgtttgtgtgtgctttcggTTGGAAAAGTCGCCCGCCCTGCTGGGACCACCGTACACCACCGGCAGCCTATCGGAGCACATGCTCAGTAGGCATTGCTTTGCCAGCACGCATCAGTATCGGGACGAGCTGAAGCTTCGCAGTGACTTCTGTTGCGACGGGGAGTATGAGCTGATCCGATTTATGGCCACGTTTTTACCGCCCGCCATCATCAGCTCGGACGTTGTAGCGCGATATGGGAACGATGACGATCGTCTCCTcagcacagcaaaacaaatgccGCCGACGGTGCTGTGTCCCATCTGTCTGGAGCATATCGATGCAGCATCGGGCAAAAGCTTAGCGCTGTGTGCACATCAGTTCCACAGCCCGTGTATCGACCGGTGGCTGGAGGAGAAGAAGTGCTGCCCTGTCTGTAGGTGTGATTGTTCTTGA